The DNA region CGTGGTGGGCGCGCTACACCGTCTACCTGCCGATCCTGGGCGGGGTCTTCCTCGCGGTCTTCCTGACCTGGATCACCGGGACCGCCGAGCGGCCCGTCGGCGGGCTCGGGTACGCCCGGTGGGCGCTCGCGGTGGCCATCGGGTTCGCCCTGGTGGGCACCGCCGGGAACGCGGGGTGGAAGGCGAGCCAGCCCTCCTGGGTGGCGCCGTCGCCGGGCTGGCTGCCGACCTTCGACGCGTTCCGCGGGACGGTCGACCTGATGCAGCACCGCCGCACCCAGCAGGACAAGGTCTGGCCGTGGAGCGACTTCCCCAGCGCGCGGAAGCTGCCCAAGGGCTCGGTCATCGCGATCTCGGACCAGGGGCCGGACATCCGGCTGCCGCTGGTGGGCATGAAGATGGAGCGCAGGCTCGTCCAGGTGACCACCAACGACGACCTCAGGACCTTCGAGGCCGGCGTGCGCCGCAGCGGTGCCCAGTACCTCGCCCTCGACCCGTCCGGGTGGCGGGACAAGCAGATGATCAAGCTGGTCGAGTCCGACCCGACCCGGTTCCGGCTGGTCAGCGGGAACGACCCGGTCCACATCTACGCCTTCGACGGCCGCTGATCCGACCGGTCGACACCACGAAGCCCTTCCCGCGGACCTCTGCGGGAAGGGCTTCGTCGTACGGTCGTGCTGTCGTACTGGACCGGCGGTCAGCCGCTGACCAGCGCGGCCATCACCGCAGAGAGCCGCCCGGAGGCGGCGCCGGGCGCGCTCGCCTTCGGGTACGGGTTGCGGTCCGAGCAGGGCGACTTCAGCGGGTCGTGCTGCTGCAGCTGCTTCGCCTGCTCGGCGGCCCGCTGCTCCAGGAAGGTCGCGGCCTCCTCCGACGTCGCCGGCGTCCGGCACAGGTTCGCCGCCACGTACGGCGAGCAGCTGCCGTCGGGCGACCGCAGGGTCTGCGCCTCCCAGGCGAAATTGCCGTAGCCGGCCCGCACCGACGGGTCCTCCGGCATGTACTTGCCGGCGGTGGAGGAAGCGGCCATGCCGAACAGCAGCCCGAGGGCGCAGAACGCGCCGACCACGGCCCCGCGCGGCGTGCGGACGGCGGCCGGCGGTCCGGACGCGGCGGGCGCGGTCTTCAGCCGCCGGGTCCGGTAGCGGTCCGCGCCGAGGTGGAACGCGAACCCGGTGAGCGCGATGAAGCAGTACAGCAGCTGCCCGTTGGTGCGCGGGTACAGCATGATCGCCTGGTTCTGGAACATGTGGGCGGCGTACCAGTAGCGCATCAGGAAGGCGCTCGCCGCCGCCGCGGCCAGCGCCAGCACGACGGAGTTGCGCGGCCCGAGCGCGAGCGCCGCAGCGGCCCCGGCGAGCAGCAGCAGCACGAACAGGCCGACCCCGCCGATCTCGCCCGGCACCGGCCAGGTGGTGTACGCCAGCGAGCCGGGCACGTCGCTGCCCCACATCGCGAAGTAGCTGGGCTCGGTGTAGACGTCGAAGTAGCAGTACCGGTCGACGGCCGCACCGGCCGAGGTGAGCAGCTGGTACAGGTAGGCGCCGGAGACCAGCAGGAACGTCACGAAGGTGGCGCCCAGCAGCAGCAGGGCGACGCCCAGGGCGCGGAAGCCGTGCAGCCGCTGGAGCCGCACCAGGAGGATCAGCCCGAGCAGGGCGAGCCCCGCGGCGGACCAGACGAACCAGCCGGAGTACAGCAGGAACAGCACCCCGAGGGTCCCGCCGACGGCCGCGCCGAGCAGGACCGCCTCGCGTCGGCCGAGCAGCTGCGCGCGCTGGACCAGCTGCAGCAGCTTGGCCAGGACGGGGAGCAGGCCGACCAGGACCATCGAGGTGTACGGCTTGTACGGGTCCATCAGCGGCAGCGCCGAGGTGACGCCGATCCCGAGCGCCCACAGCGGGGGCAGTAGCAGCCGCCACGCGAGGTAGGCGGTGGGGCCCAGCAGCGCGGTGAACGCCAGGTCGAGCAGCTTGAGCGCGTGGCCCGGGTCCCCGTCGGTGAACAGGCGCGTGGACCAGCTCAGGAGGTGCGGGAACAGCGGGGGGTAGGTCGGATCCACCGATCCGCCGTGGAGCAGTTGGTACGCCCAGTTCTGCAGGGTCAGCGAGTCGCCGGCCTGACCGTTCAGCGGCCAGCTGGTGCCCTTCAGCGCGACCGAGATGCCCGCCGCGGTAATTCCGGTGGCGAGGCCGGAGATTACCGCCGCGCCGAGTTGCACCGGAAGCAGTTTCCGGTGGCGCATTGCCGGAATGACCGCGGCGAGCGTCGCCCCGAGCAGCAGCAGCAGAAAGAGCTGGAGCCAGGCGAGTCCGCTCACCTGGCCCATCCGCACCATGGGATTCACGTCCGCGTAACGCGCCAGCCACGTGGTGAACAGCGCGACGACGACTCCCGTGGCGCCCTCGGCGATCAGCCACCACCGCGATTCGGGGCGGCCGGTGGCCGGGCGCGGGGAGGGGTAGGGATCCGGCGGGGTGGCGCGCGGCCGGCCTGTCTCTTCGAGGCCGTCGAGTGCGCTGATGGTCATTCGGGAACCCTTCGAAACCCGGTGGGGGCGCGGTGCCCCGAAGGGGACTGTAACAGTAGCCTGATATTGCCATCGGTGGCGCACGGAATACCCGGAATGGGCTGACAAGGCGGACAACCGGCACGCGGATCGGACATTCCGGGTGCGGCGCGGAAATCCGCATTTCCGGACGGCGCCTTGAACCGGGAGATCCGCCGGGGCCGTTCTCCCCGGGTGCCGGCCGGTCGCTCACGGCGGCCGGTGCGACGGTCCGGAGCGGCACCGCTCGGCGATCACCGGTCGGAAGCTGGTTGACTTGGCTCGCCCGGCGGCCGCGGCCGGACGGCACCGAAGCACGACCCAGGACCAGGAGGTGCGGCGCCGCCATGAGCGTCGATTTCGTCATCCCGTACTACGGCGACCCGGAGTACCTGTTCGCCACCATCGACAGCATCCGGGCGCAGCACCAGCAGGACTGGCGGCTGACCGTGGTGGACGACCAGTACCCGGGCAACCGGGCGCTGGAGTACATCGAGGGCCTGGCCGACGAGCGGATCCGCTACGTCCGCAACGAGGAGCGGCTCGGCCCCAACGGCAACACCTACAAGGCCTCCACCCTGGCCGAGCGCGAGTTCGTCTCGATGATGGGTGCCGACGACCTGCTGGAGCCGAACTACCTGGACGTCGTCCTGGAGCGGATGAAGGCCGACCCGAACGCGATCGCGGTCCAGCCGGGCGTGAAGGTGATGGACAGCGACGGGGTCCTGGTGCCGTCGCTCGGCATCGGTGACAAGGTCAAGCGCCGGATCGCCGCTCCGGCCCGCAAGGCGGGCCTGATCAGCGGCGAGGACGCGGTGAAGAGCCTGCTGTCCGGGAACTGGCTGTACACCCCGTCGCTGCTCTACCGGCAGTCCGCGCTGTCGAAGATCCCGTACCGCCCGGACATCGACGCCGTCCACGACCTGGCGTTCATGGTCGACATGCTGATGGAGGGCGGCAACCTGCTGGTCGACGAGCGCGAGGTGTTCCGCTACCGCCGCCACCAGGCCAGCGACTCCTCGACCCGGGTCAAGGACGGCAAGCGCTTCGACGAGGAGCTGCGCTACTACGGGCTGATCGCCAAGGAACTGCGCGCCAAGGGCTGGAACGCGGCGGCCCGCTCGGCCGACCTGCACCTGTCGTCCCGGCTGCACGCCCTGATGGTCGCCGCCGGACGCCTCGGCGCGGGCGACTTCGCCCATGCCGGAGCCATGGTCGGCCGCGCCGTCCGCAGCAGCTGACCCGGCCCGGGAGCGGCCTGCGGCGGGGCCTCGTCCGCCGAATGATCACACTGGCTCCACATCAGGCCGCATGGCAGACTTCCCGAGCGATCCAAGGAGTGGGGGTGCGTGCAGGTGACTCGCGGCGCACCTGCAAGTAGGACATGACAAGTGCTGGTTCCAACAACGAGGGAAGTGCCCCGGTGCAGCCGTTGATCGATTCTGCCCAGGAGCCCGGCGGGCGGAGATTGCGGGAGGACGGCGACGGGAACGCGACCGCGGCCGCCGCCGAGCAGTCGACGCCCTCGGCGCTGCTGGTCCGGCTGCGGGCCCTCGCCGCCCACCGCTGGTTCTGGCCGGTGGCCCTGGTGCTCGGCTACCTCGGGCAGACGGCGTTCCGGCTGGCGCTGTCGATCCACAACTACTACCCCTCGGTGCACGCGGACGAGGACGGCTACCTCGCGATCGCGCGGGTGCTGGCCGGCCACCCGGCCAGCGAGATGCCCACCGGCGTGATCATCCCCGGCGGCTACCCGCTGCTGATCTCGCCGGCGCTGCGGCTCGCCGACAACCCGGCCACCGCGTACCACCTGATCATGGTCATCAACGCGGTGCTCAACGCGTTGGTCTTCCCCCTGGTCTTCGTGGCGGCCCGCCGGCTGGGCCTGTCCCGTCCGCACGCCTTCCTGGCCGGCACCGCCGTCGCGCTGGTGCCGCCGGTGATCTTCTACTCCCAGTTCGTGATGACGGACGCCGTCCTCCCGGTGCTCCTGCTCATCTGGCTGATCGGGATGCACGGCTGGCTCTCGCCCGGGTCGATGCGCCGGCGCTCGCTGTACGCGGCGGCGATGAGCCTGGCCGCCGGTTACTCGATGGCCACCCACGACCGCGGCGGCGTGGTCGTGGCGCTGACCGCCCTGGTCCTGCTGGTGGTGCTGGCCCTCGGCTGGGCCCCGCGCCTCTCGGCGGTGGCCGGTGTGGCCGCGCTCGCGGTGGCCTACGCCGGCGTGAAGCTGCTGTCCGCCTACGTCACCGGCCAGTTCAAGGACGTGCCCGACGCCGGGGTGGGCAACAAGGTCTTCGACAACCTCGAGAACGGCAAGCTCACCACCACGATCATCGTCCGCACGTTCGGCGAGCTGTGGTACTTCACCACCTCGACCTACGGCCTCGGGGCGATCGCCTTCGTGCTGTGCGTGGTGGCAGTGTTCCACCGCCGCTTCCCGGTGGCCCAGCGGGTGGTGGCCTTCTGCATGGTCGCCCTGCTGTGCGGCACCGCACTGGCCTCCGCGGCCGGTCTCGCGGACGACAACCGGGTCGACAACTGGGTGTACGCCCGCTACTGCGCCGTGCTGGTGCCGGTGTTCATGCTGGTCGGCCTGGCCGTGCTGTTCCGGTCCGGGACGCGTTCGCTGCTGCGGCTGGCCGCGGTCGGCGTGGTGGTCATCGGGATCGCCATGCTGTCGGTCACCGAGTACGCGGGTTCCAAGCTCAACGTGTGGATCATCCCGTGGGCCGTGCCGGACGCGCAGTTCCTCTCCTCGGCCTGGGACGGCCTGCACATGGTCCGGACCACCCTGGGCGCGCTCGCCGTGCTGGCCGTCTGCCTGCTGCTGCGGGTGGCCGGCGGCCGCCGGATCGTCGCGGCCCTGGTCGGCTGCCTGACGATCTTCGCCGCCTACGCCACGGTCGCCGTCACCGACAACGTGGCCAAGCCGCACGCCAAGTTCCGCAAGTACGAGTCCGTCGGCCTGGCCAAGGAGGCCGGCATCCGCAAGGACGACAGCGTGATCCTGGACTGGGACCTGCCCTGGGGCACCCGGATGTCGCTGACCTTCGAGGTCTACCAGGGCCGGGTCTGGACCAGCAACGTCAAGCACGGCAACACCCCGCCGGAGCAGGCCACCGCCATGCTGCTGACCTACCCCAAGCCCAAGGACGACGCCGCCAAGGATGCGAAGGACGCGAAGGGCGCGAAGGACGCCAAGGGCAAGGAGCCCGAGGTGAAGCCGGAGGACAGCTGGGACAAGCCGCTCCCGGGCTGGCACGTCGCGAAGTCCAGCAAGGACCACGACTGGGTGCTCTGGCGCAAGGACTGAGCAGCGGGACCACCCCGTCGGGGCCGGTGAGGTACGCCTCACCGGCCCCGATTGGCATCCCGGCTGCTCCATGTGGCAGTATGTCCAAGTTGCTCGGTTGAGTGCCGATGCTGCGCGCCTCCCGCCGGGAGGACTGGAAGCGAGTCCCATGTACTCGTCGTTCCCGTGATGGCCGTCAAGCGTGAGTTCTACGCCACGGCAGCTGCGGGGCGAAAGTACGGGAATCTTCCGGGAAGCGTGAGCGGGGCCTCGACCCGGCTGCCCCCCCACCCCGAAAGTTCGAAACCGACGAAGTACTTCGCCGGTTTTTTGCAAGCGCGAGTGCGACACGCCCGAGCGCGGGGGTCGGAGGGGGGTCGTGAAGTGACTAAGGACAAAGGACTACTGAGTAGCCATGGCGGGACAGAAGATCCGCATCCGGCTCAAGGCCTACGACCACGAGGTCATCGACTCCTCGGCGAAGAAGATCGTCGAGACGGTGATCCGTACTGGTGCGCAGGTCGCGGGCCCGGTGCCGCTGCCCACTGAGAAGAACGTGTACTGCGTCATCCGCTCGCCGCACAAGTACAAGGACTCGCGCGAGCACTTCGAGATGCGTACTCACAAGCGTCTGATCGACATCCTCGACCCCACGCCGAAGACGGTTGACTCGCTGATGCGTCTCGACCTGCCGGCCGGCGTCGACATCGAGATCAAGCTCTGAGAGGCGCACCGAAGATGGCTAAGCAGATTAAGGGCATCCTGGGCGAGAAGCTCGGCATGACCCAGGTCTGGGACGAGAACAACCGGGTCGTCCCGGTGACCGTCGTCAAGGCCGGGCCGAATGTCGTGACCCAGGTCCACACCGCCGACAGCCCGGCCGGCTACAGCGCCGTCCAGCTCGGCTTCGGCGAGATCGACCCCCGCAAGGTGAACAAGCCCCTCGCGGGCCACTTCGCCAAGGCCGGTGTCACCCCGCGCCGCCACCTGGTCGAGATCCGTACCTCGGACGCGTCCGAGTACACCCTGGGCCAGGAGATCACCGCCGAGCTGTTCGAGGCGGGTGTCAAGGTCGACGTGACCGGCACCTCCAAGGGCAAGGGCTTCGCCGGTGTCATGAAGCGCCACAACTTCCGTGGTCTCGGCGCCGGTCACGGCACCCAGCGCAAGCACCGCTCGCCCGGTTCCATCGGTGGCTGCGCCACCCCGGGCCGTGTGTTCAAGGGCCTGCGCATGGCTGGTCGGATGGGCCACGAGCGTGTGACCACCCAGAACCTGACCGTGCACGCGGTCGACGCGGAGAAGGGTCTGCTGCTCATCAAGGGCGCCGTCCCGGGCCCGAACGGCGGCCTCGTCCTCGTCCGCACCGCGGCGAAGGGGCTGTGAGGAAATGAGCACCATTGACATCCTGTCGCCGGCTGGCGACAAGACCGGCAGCATCGAGCTGCCGGCCGAGATCTTCGACGCGAAGGTCAGCGTTCCGCTGATGCACCAGGTCGTCGTGGCGCAGCTCGCTGCGGCCCGTCAGGGCACCCACAAGACCAAGACTCGCGGCGAGGTCCGCGGTGGCGGCAAGAAGCCGTACCGCCAGAAGGGCACCGGCCGCGCCCGTCAGGGCTCGACCCGTGCGCCGCAGTTCGCCGGCGGTGGCGTCGTGCACGGTCCCGTGCCGCGCGACTACTCGCAGCGGACCCCGAAGAAGATGATCGCCGCCGCCCTGCGCGGTGCGCTCACCGACCGGGCCCGCCACAACCGCATTCACGTCGTCACCGGCGTGACCGCGACCGAGGCGCCGTCGACCAAGGCCGCCAAGGGCCTGTTCGGCAA from Kitasatospora cathayae includes:
- a CDS encoding glycosyltransferase family 2 protein, coding for MSVDFVIPYYGDPEYLFATIDSIRAQHQQDWRLTVVDDQYPGNRALEYIEGLADERIRYVRNEERLGPNGNTYKASTLAEREFVSMMGADDLLEPNYLDVVLERMKADPNAIAVQPGVKVMDSDGVLVPSLGIGDKVKRRIAAPARKAGLISGEDAVKSLLSGNWLYTPSLLYRQSALSKIPYRPDIDAVHDLAFMVDMLMEGGNLLVDEREVFRYRRHQASDSSTRVKDGKRFDEELRYYGLIAKELRAKGWNAAARSADLHLSSRLHALMVAAGRLGAGDFAHAGAMVGRAVRSS
- the rpsJ gene encoding 30S ribosomal protein S10, translated to MAGQKIRIRLKAYDHEVIDSSAKKIVETVIRTGAQVAGPVPLPTEKNVYCVIRSPHKYKDSREHFEMRTHKRLIDILDPTPKTVDSLMRLDLPAGVDIEIKL
- the rplC gene encoding 50S ribosomal protein L3 codes for the protein MAKQIKGILGEKLGMTQVWDENNRVVPVTVVKAGPNVVTQVHTADSPAGYSAVQLGFGEIDPRKVNKPLAGHFAKAGVTPRRHLVEIRTSDASEYTLGQEITAELFEAGVKVDVTGTSKGKGFAGVMKRHNFRGLGAGHGTQRKHRSPGSIGGCATPGRVFKGLRMAGRMGHERVTTQNLTVHAVDAEKGLLLIKGAVPGPNGGLVLVRTAAKGL
- the rplD gene encoding 50S ribosomal protein L4; the protein is MSTIDILSPAGDKTGSIELPAEIFDAKVSVPLMHQVVVAQLAAARQGTHKTKTRGEVRGGGKKPYRQKGTGRARQGSTRAPQFAGGGVVHGPVPRDYSQRTPKKMIAAALRGALTDRARHNRIHVVTGVTATEAPSTKAAKGLFGKITDRKNVLLVVERSDELGLKSARNLPNVHILDAGQLNTYDVLVSDDVVFTQAAFERFVAGPAASAKAVAAEGELEGSAA